The following DNA comes from Triticum aestivum cultivar Chinese Spring chromosome 3D, IWGSC CS RefSeq v2.1, whole genome shotgun sequence.
GGAACAGCTTCTTGAGCTCGGCGTCCACCTCCATCCTCGACCTCGGGTCGTTCGGATACGCGATGACGCCTCCCTCGCCTGGTAGCAGATAGACGTCACCCGAGGATTTCAGAGCCTGGAGGTCGTCTTGCACGGCTGGATAGGCGTCCTTCACCTCCGAAACCGGGAGACCGTCCGGCAAGCTCTTGATCAGTGTCAGCAGTTCGCCTTTGCCCGTCACGTCGTGCGTAGGCTTGTAGGAGTAGCGTCGCCCGTCGAAGCGCACCTTGGCGTTGTTCCTCAGGCTCTCGGCGACGTCGTTGTTGCCGTCGATGTCAACGTAGATCTGTTCATTGATCTGATGCGCCGTAAGACCTTCCCTCGTCTTCTCGAGCAGCTCGATTACCTTTTTGAGCTGTTGTCCGACGGCGGACGTCCTCACTTGGTTGATCTTCTGTAGCCGAGCCGTGTCATCGGAGAACCTGACGGCAGCGGGCGCGGACGGTGATGG
Coding sequences within:
- the LOC123073670 gene encoding uncharacterized protein, with the translated sequence MALNDGLARFRLQQERNHAILSTIAATKTSSSSSTTNPSRHRQQPASTPRSAAKPSPSAPAAVRFSDDTARLQKINQVRTSAVGQQLKKVIELLEKTREGLTAHQINEQIYVDIDGNNDVAESLRNNAKVRFDGRRYSYKPTHDVTGKGELLTLIKSLPDGLPVSEVKDAYPAVQDDLQALKSSGDVYLLPGEGGVIAYPNDPRSRMEVDAELKKLFHDIKLPQDMLDIEKELRKYREKPATDTMKRRAAEQLHGHQPKPKKARKKSHGITSRTKITNAHLPWLLDLPVDSISSDGCVNHCSNKALDGVEFVS